A window from Solanum stenotomum isolate F172 chromosome 7, ASM1918654v1, whole genome shotgun sequence encodes these proteins:
- the LOC125871835 gene encoding homeobox protein LUMINIDEPENDENS-like isoform X1: MENQLQLALTSPTTSFSSLFDSQKEILNSQIYQLQNIVIQQCNLTGVNPLSQEMAAGALSIKIGKRPRDLLNPKAIKYMQSIFSVKDAINKKETREISALFGVTVTQVRDFFTAQRTRVRKFLRLSREKPIITNLSIEGSCPIPLSSDPSSQTEPVPLDSAVPICTEEGPPCSTQDEVLTAMEERDRHFVDNILTLMCKEETFSGRVKLMDWILELQNPSVLYWFLTKGGVMILSAWLSEAAGEEQTSILHLILKVLCHLPLHKAFPGHMSAILQSVNSLRFYRTPDISNRARILLARWSKIFAKSQAMKKRNGIKSASDMHDELLLQQSISEVVGDEIWNSKIEDVEEAHANLCGTSENSRKLDSPHPVKLLMASSDDSNKRLKGALVTKTRERRKVQLMEQPSQRTTGRSLGRPAPATQGRPLSADDIQKAKMRAQFMQSKYGKTNNDESSRVKPQAPNGITSSPNGILLGAPKFQDRPKVEECEKLNSVASNGPNQLENHLKLSFDVEEPPSKRCKKMQIPWRKPPEMQPSDAWKVCAGGESKEVDVQNKRIRREREIIYRTVQEIPLNPKEPWDREMDPDDTLTTELPLEQLPDAEGAETGVLPQEDRETEAAALASTSNGIATTAEPDVELLAILLKHPELVYALTSGQGGNLSSEQIVKLLDSIKADGRNSLSIQTNLARDAEKKVEVSLPSPTPSSDPGTSGLSMQNFAKNPFSQRSSMVVPEANGVHQHAALVHSQEMLQASSLVHQQVPLAPQLAQQLALLQAAAGSYGNDHRPSPLNPSINQTVLTNPMHSQLSATSEPAVNRNNYSPFGLMEYNQQSATATATARIQGETYGNIQSSQIPIANVQQRTISLHAPQMTPQRPQLQTQAQLGYAPEHMWGTIPGSALNRGYQENAIPTHYNQHVAGHVEPGLQQAAWRGNSNYSEGAGFESWSPDNSPVRRQEQVARWNYTQPQMNMRDNYRPDWSASRNPEHYSGYRGPDDGGNRRWGDRRR; this comes from the exons ATGGAAAATCAATTACAATTGGCCTTGACCAGTCCTACGACGTCGTTCTCGAGCTTGTTCGACTCGCAGAAGGAAATCCTCAATAGCCAGATTTATCAGCTCCAAAACATCGTTATACAACAATGTAACCTCACTGGCGTCAATCCACTCTCTCAAGAGATG GCTGCTGGAGCTCTTTCAATAAAAATTG GCAAAAGGCCAAGGGATCTCCTAAACCCCAAGGCAATCAAGTATATGCAATCTATTTTCTCTGTCAAAGATGCAATCAACAAGAAGGAAACGCGTGAAATCAGTGCTCTTTTTGGTGTCACAGTCACACAG GTTCGGGACTTCTTTACAGCTCAGCGCACAAGAGTTAGAAAGTTCCTAAGGTTGTCTAGAGAGAAGCCTATCATAACCAATTTATCTATTGAAGGGTCTTGTCCGATTCCATTGAGTTCTGATCCTAGTTCACAAACAGAACCAGTTCCCCTAGACAGTGCGGTTCCAATCTGTACAGAGGAGGGGCCACCTTGTTCGACACAAGATGAGGTCCTAACTGCCATGGAGGAGAGGGATAGACATTTTGTTGATAATATCCTTACTTTAATGTGTAAGGAAGAAACCTTTTCTGGGAGGGTTAAGCTGATGGACTGGATCTTGGAATTACAAAACCCCTCTGTGCTATATTG GTTTTTAACTAAAGGGGGTGTAATGATCTTATCTGCATGGTTGAGTGAAGCAGCTGGAGAAGAGCAAACCAGCATTCTTCATCTCATCCTGAAG GTACTATGCCATCTTCCTTTACACAAAGCATTTCCTGGACATATGTCTGCTATACTGCAGAGTGTTAACAGTCTGCGATTTTATCGGACTCCAG ATATCTCAAACAGGGCAAGAATTTTGCTTGCAAGATGGAGCAAGATATTTGCAAAGAGCCAGGCTATGAAGAAACGTAATGGGATTAAATCTGCTAGTGATATGCATGATGAGTTGTTATTGCAGCAGAG CATTAGCGAAGTTGTGGGCGATGAAATATGGAACTCAAAAATTGAGGATGTT gaagaagcTCATGCAAACCTCTGTGGGACTTCAGAGAATTCAAG GAAGTTGGATTCTCCACATCCAGTTAAATTGCTTATGGCATCTTCAGATGACTCTAACAAGAGGCTTAAAGGAGCTTTGGTGACTA AAACTCGAGAGCGCAGAAAAGTTCAGCTAATGGAACAACCAAGCCAAAGAACAACGGGAAGAAGCCTAGGAAGACCAGCACCTGCAACTCAAGGCCGCCCACTCTCAGCAGATGATATCCAAAAAGCAAAAATGCGTGCACAGTTTATGCAGAGTAAGTATGGGAAAACTAATAATGATGAGAGTTCTCGGGTGAAGCCTCAAGCTCCAAATGGAATTACCTCTTCACCAAATGGTATCTTGCTTGGAGCTCCAAAATTTCAAGATCGGCCTAAAGTTGAGGAATGTGAAAAGCTCAATAGTGTTGCCTCTAATGGGCCCAATCAGCTGGAAAATCATCTCAAGTTGAGTTTTGACGTAGAGGAACCTCCATCGAAAAG GTGCAAGAAAATGCAGATCCCTTGGCGGAAACCACCAG AAATGCAGCCCAGCGATGCATGGAAGGTTTGTGCTGGGGGTGAGAGTAAAGAAGTCGACGTTCAGAATAAGAGAATCCGTCGAGAGAGGGAAATTATTTACAGGACAGTCCAGGAAATTCCATTGAATCCCAAGGAACCTTGGGACCGTGAAATGGACCCTGATGACACATTAACCACAGAACTCCCGCTTGAGCAATTACCAGATGCAGAAGGTGCTGAAACAGGTGTTTTGCCGCAGGAGGACAGAGAAACTGAAGCTGCTGCATTAGCCAGTACATCAAATGGCATTGCAACTACAGCAGAACCTGATGTAGAGTTGCTTGCTATACTGCTAAAACATCCAGAGCTGGTTTATGCTTTGACGTCTGGCCAAGGTGGAAACTTGTCCAGTGAGCAAATTGTAAAGCTGCTTGATTCGATCAAAGCCGATGGGAGGAATTCACTGAGCATTCAAACAAATTTAGCCAGAGACGCTGAGAAGAAAGTTGAAGTTTCTCTTCCATCCCCCACTCCTTCCAGTGATCCTGGAACG AGTGGATTGTCGATGCAGAACTTTGCTAAAAACCCTTTCTCGCAGAGAAGTTCAATGGTGGTTCCAGAAGCAAATGGTGTACACCAACACGCTGCGTTGGTCCATTCGCAGGAAATGCTTCAAGCTAGCAGTTTGGTGCATCAGCAGGTCCCCCTTGCGCCACAGTTGGCCCAACAGTTGGCACTGCTTCAAGCAGCTGCAGGGTCTTATGGTAATGATCATCGACCATCTCCTCTAAATCCTAGTATAAACCAGACAGTCCTTACAAATCCTATGCATTCACAATTATCCGCCACCTCAGAACCAGCAGTAAATAGAAATAATTACTCTCCCTTTGGATTGATGGAATACAATCAACAGAGCGCCACTGCAACAGCAACAGCAAGAATCCAAGGTGAAACATATGGTAATATTCAATCTTCGCAAATTCCTATAGCTAATGTACAACAAAGAACTATTAGCCTACATGCACCTCAGATGACACCACAAAGGCCACAACTACAAACACAGGCGCAACTTGGATATGCACCTGAACATATGTGGGGGACTATACCGGGATCTGCTTTAAATCGGGGTTATCAAGAAAATGCCATTCCTACCCATTACAATCAACATGTTGCTGGACATGTAGAACCAGGATTACAACAGGCTGCATGGAGAGGAAACAGCAACTATTCCGAGGGAGCTGGGTTTGAATCTTGGAGTCCTGATAATAGTCCTGTTAGGCGTCAGGAACAGGTTGCAAGATGGAATTACACACAACCTCAGATGAATATGAGAGACAACTACAGACCTGATTGGTCTGCATCGCGTAATCCTGAGCATTATTCTGGTTATCGTGGTCCTGACGATGGTGGTAATAGGAGGTGGGGTGACAGGAGAAGATAA
- the LOC125871835 gene encoding homeobox protein LUMINIDEPENDENS-like isoform X2: protein MENQLQLALTSPTTSFSSLFDSQKEILNSQIYQLQNIVIQQCNLTGVNPLSQEMAAGALSIKIGKRPRDLLNPKAIKYMQSIFSVKDAINKKETREISALFGVTVTQVRDFFTAQRTRVRKFLRLSREKPIITNLSIEGSCPIPLSSDPSSQTEPVPLDSAVPICTEEGPPCSTQDEVLTAMEERDRHFVDNILTLMCKEETFSGRVKLMDWILELQNPSVLYWFLTKGGVMILSAWLSEAAGEEQTSILHLILKVLCHLPLHKAFPGHMSAILQSVNSLRFYRTPDISNRARILLARWSKIFAKSQAMKKRNGIKSASDMHDELLLQQSISEVVGDEIWNSKIEDEEAHANLCGTSENSRKLDSPHPVKLLMASSDDSNKRLKGALVTKTRERRKVQLMEQPSQRTTGRSLGRPAPATQGRPLSADDIQKAKMRAQFMQSKYGKTNNDESSRVKPQAPNGITSSPNGILLGAPKFQDRPKVEECEKLNSVASNGPNQLENHLKLSFDVEEPPSKRCKKMQIPWRKPPEMQPSDAWKVCAGGESKEVDVQNKRIRREREIIYRTVQEIPLNPKEPWDREMDPDDTLTTELPLEQLPDAEGAETGVLPQEDRETEAAALASTSNGIATTAEPDVELLAILLKHPELVYALTSGQGGNLSSEQIVKLLDSIKADGRNSLSIQTNLARDAEKKVEVSLPSPTPSSDPGTSGLSMQNFAKNPFSQRSSMVVPEANGVHQHAALVHSQEMLQASSLVHQQVPLAPQLAQQLALLQAAAGSYGNDHRPSPLNPSINQTVLTNPMHSQLSATSEPAVNRNNYSPFGLMEYNQQSATATATARIQGETYGNIQSSQIPIANVQQRTISLHAPQMTPQRPQLQTQAQLGYAPEHMWGTIPGSALNRGYQENAIPTHYNQHVAGHVEPGLQQAAWRGNSNYSEGAGFESWSPDNSPVRRQEQVARWNYTQPQMNMRDNYRPDWSASRNPEHYSGYRGPDDGGNRRWGDRRR, encoded by the exons ATGGAAAATCAATTACAATTGGCCTTGACCAGTCCTACGACGTCGTTCTCGAGCTTGTTCGACTCGCAGAAGGAAATCCTCAATAGCCAGATTTATCAGCTCCAAAACATCGTTATACAACAATGTAACCTCACTGGCGTCAATCCACTCTCTCAAGAGATG GCTGCTGGAGCTCTTTCAATAAAAATTG GCAAAAGGCCAAGGGATCTCCTAAACCCCAAGGCAATCAAGTATATGCAATCTATTTTCTCTGTCAAAGATGCAATCAACAAGAAGGAAACGCGTGAAATCAGTGCTCTTTTTGGTGTCACAGTCACACAG GTTCGGGACTTCTTTACAGCTCAGCGCACAAGAGTTAGAAAGTTCCTAAGGTTGTCTAGAGAGAAGCCTATCATAACCAATTTATCTATTGAAGGGTCTTGTCCGATTCCATTGAGTTCTGATCCTAGTTCACAAACAGAACCAGTTCCCCTAGACAGTGCGGTTCCAATCTGTACAGAGGAGGGGCCACCTTGTTCGACACAAGATGAGGTCCTAACTGCCATGGAGGAGAGGGATAGACATTTTGTTGATAATATCCTTACTTTAATGTGTAAGGAAGAAACCTTTTCTGGGAGGGTTAAGCTGATGGACTGGATCTTGGAATTACAAAACCCCTCTGTGCTATATTG GTTTTTAACTAAAGGGGGTGTAATGATCTTATCTGCATGGTTGAGTGAAGCAGCTGGAGAAGAGCAAACCAGCATTCTTCATCTCATCCTGAAG GTACTATGCCATCTTCCTTTACACAAAGCATTTCCTGGACATATGTCTGCTATACTGCAGAGTGTTAACAGTCTGCGATTTTATCGGACTCCAG ATATCTCAAACAGGGCAAGAATTTTGCTTGCAAGATGGAGCAAGATATTTGCAAAGAGCCAGGCTATGAAGAAACGTAATGGGATTAAATCTGCTAGTGATATGCATGATGAGTTGTTATTGCAGCAGAG CATTAGCGAAGTTGTGGGCGATGAAATATGGAACTCAAAAATTGAGGAT gaagaagcTCATGCAAACCTCTGTGGGACTTCAGAGAATTCAAG GAAGTTGGATTCTCCACATCCAGTTAAATTGCTTATGGCATCTTCAGATGACTCTAACAAGAGGCTTAAAGGAGCTTTGGTGACTA AAACTCGAGAGCGCAGAAAAGTTCAGCTAATGGAACAACCAAGCCAAAGAACAACGGGAAGAAGCCTAGGAAGACCAGCACCTGCAACTCAAGGCCGCCCACTCTCAGCAGATGATATCCAAAAAGCAAAAATGCGTGCACAGTTTATGCAGAGTAAGTATGGGAAAACTAATAATGATGAGAGTTCTCGGGTGAAGCCTCAAGCTCCAAATGGAATTACCTCTTCACCAAATGGTATCTTGCTTGGAGCTCCAAAATTTCAAGATCGGCCTAAAGTTGAGGAATGTGAAAAGCTCAATAGTGTTGCCTCTAATGGGCCCAATCAGCTGGAAAATCATCTCAAGTTGAGTTTTGACGTAGAGGAACCTCCATCGAAAAG GTGCAAGAAAATGCAGATCCCTTGGCGGAAACCACCAG AAATGCAGCCCAGCGATGCATGGAAGGTTTGTGCTGGGGGTGAGAGTAAAGAAGTCGACGTTCAGAATAAGAGAATCCGTCGAGAGAGGGAAATTATTTACAGGACAGTCCAGGAAATTCCATTGAATCCCAAGGAACCTTGGGACCGTGAAATGGACCCTGATGACACATTAACCACAGAACTCCCGCTTGAGCAATTACCAGATGCAGAAGGTGCTGAAACAGGTGTTTTGCCGCAGGAGGACAGAGAAACTGAAGCTGCTGCATTAGCCAGTACATCAAATGGCATTGCAACTACAGCAGAACCTGATGTAGAGTTGCTTGCTATACTGCTAAAACATCCAGAGCTGGTTTATGCTTTGACGTCTGGCCAAGGTGGAAACTTGTCCAGTGAGCAAATTGTAAAGCTGCTTGATTCGATCAAAGCCGATGGGAGGAATTCACTGAGCATTCAAACAAATTTAGCCAGAGACGCTGAGAAGAAAGTTGAAGTTTCTCTTCCATCCCCCACTCCTTCCAGTGATCCTGGAACG AGTGGATTGTCGATGCAGAACTTTGCTAAAAACCCTTTCTCGCAGAGAAGTTCAATGGTGGTTCCAGAAGCAAATGGTGTACACCAACACGCTGCGTTGGTCCATTCGCAGGAAATGCTTCAAGCTAGCAGTTTGGTGCATCAGCAGGTCCCCCTTGCGCCACAGTTGGCCCAACAGTTGGCACTGCTTCAAGCAGCTGCAGGGTCTTATGGTAATGATCATCGACCATCTCCTCTAAATCCTAGTATAAACCAGACAGTCCTTACAAATCCTATGCATTCACAATTATCCGCCACCTCAGAACCAGCAGTAAATAGAAATAATTACTCTCCCTTTGGATTGATGGAATACAATCAACAGAGCGCCACTGCAACAGCAACAGCAAGAATCCAAGGTGAAACATATGGTAATATTCAATCTTCGCAAATTCCTATAGCTAATGTACAACAAAGAACTATTAGCCTACATGCACCTCAGATGACACCACAAAGGCCACAACTACAAACACAGGCGCAACTTGGATATGCACCTGAACATATGTGGGGGACTATACCGGGATCTGCTTTAAATCGGGGTTATCAAGAAAATGCCATTCCTACCCATTACAATCAACATGTTGCTGGACATGTAGAACCAGGATTACAACAGGCTGCATGGAGAGGAAACAGCAACTATTCCGAGGGAGCTGGGTTTGAATCTTGGAGTCCTGATAATAGTCCTGTTAGGCGTCAGGAACAGGTTGCAAGATGGAATTACACACAACCTCAGATGAATATGAGAGACAACTACAGACCTGATTGGTCTGCATCGCGTAATCCTGAGCATTATTCTGGTTATCGTGGTCCTGACGATGGTGGTAATAGGAGGTGGGGTGACAGGAGAAGATAA